From the Amycolatopsis thermoflava N1165 genome, one window contains:
- a CDS encoding alpha/beta fold hydrolase: MQTLDLVSAEAGVEFGAGVHLDARRAGNGSRVALVLPGAERAEENAAFVAALAKDYSVVAPSHPGFGRSPRPDWCTSVDDLAYLYLDWLDRSGLTDVTVVGLQFGGWVAMEMAVRSCARISRLVLVDSVGVKLGGPLDREIADLFATPRPELDKRLYADTSFALGDLAHARDEDVLEVARNEEALALYGWEPYLHNPRLRHWLWRIRVPSLVIWGGQDGIVAPGYGRGLAARIPGARFECLDRAGHRAQVECPAEIAELISAA, from the coding sequence GTGCAGACGCTCGATCTTGTCAGCGCCGAAGCCGGCGTCGAGTTCGGAGCCGGCGTGCACCTCGACGCTCGCCGCGCGGGCAACGGCAGCCGGGTCGCCCTGGTCCTGCCCGGCGCCGAGCGGGCCGAGGAGAACGCCGCGTTCGTGGCGGCGCTCGCGAAGGACTACTCCGTGGTCGCGCCGAGCCACCCGGGCTTCGGCCGTTCGCCCCGGCCGGACTGGTGCACCTCCGTCGACGACCTCGCCTACCTCTACCTCGACTGGCTCGACCGGTCCGGGCTGACCGACGTCACCGTCGTCGGTCTCCAGTTCGGCGGCTGGGTCGCCATGGAGATGGCGGTGCGGAGCTGCGCGCGAATCTCTCGTCTCGTGCTCGTCGACTCGGTGGGGGTCAAGCTCGGCGGGCCGCTCGACCGGGAGATCGCCGACCTCTTCGCCACGCCGCGGCCCGAGCTGGACAAGCGCCTCTACGCGGACACGAGCTTCGCGCTGGGCGACCTCGCGCACGCGCGGGACGAGGACGTCCTCGAGGTGGCGCGCAACGAAGAGGCTCTCGCGTTGTACGGCTGGGAGCCCTACCTGCACAACCCGCGGCTGCGCCACTGGCTGTGGCGGATCCGCGTGCCGTCCCTGGTGATCTGGGGCGGGCAGGACGGCATCGTCGCGCCCGGCTACGGACGCGGGCTGGCCGCGCGGATCCCCGGCGCACGTTTCGAGTGCCTCGACCGGGCCGGGCACCGCGCACAGGTGGAATGCCCGGCGGAGATCGCCGAGCTGATCTCCGCCGCCTGA
- a CDS encoding LLM class flavin-dependent oxidoreductase, producing MQYWHFSEAAYPYLPDPETYESVRVTLPNGVIDPARAADLWDRYLREWQVADECGLNVMVNEHHSTATCMNSAAPVIAGALARLTTNARILILGNPVANRTDPVRIAEEMALLDLLSHGRLEVGFVRGVQYEVAATNSRPVRMSERMWEAVELITRAWSTHDGPFNWEGEFFHHRQVNIWPRPHQQPAPPVWVTAVNPASVPRIADHGYRVGTFLSGLDGTRAVFQAYRDHCAATGKPVPGDEMFGYAALVYTGRTDEEGFEGARKLLWYLHSNKVAKQFAYPPGYLPYHVRAVGLRGPLTSTPGSPASSPIPDVTAMSLAELIERGIVFAGSAATVAGQIERFYEHVGGFGHLLLMGQAGHLGHEDTVRGIANFAEGVAPLVDRVTGGLAVQSNVG from the coding sequence GTGCAGTACTGGCATTTCAGCGAGGCGGCCTACCCGTATCTGCCGGACCCCGAGACCTATGAATCGGTGCGGGTCACCCTGCCCAACGGCGTCATCGACCCCGCTCGCGCGGCGGACCTGTGGGACCGCTACCTCCGCGAGTGGCAGGTCGCGGACGAATGCGGGCTGAACGTGATGGTCAACGAACACCATTCCACCGCGACGTGCATGAACTCCGCCGCTCCCGTGATCGCCGGCGCACTCGCGCGGCTCACCACCAACGCGCGGATCCTGATTCTGGGCAACCCCGTCGCGAACCGCACCGACCCCGTGCGCATCGCCGAGGAAATGGCCCTGCTGGACCTGCTCAGCCACGGCCGTCTCGAGGTCGGATTCGTGCGGGGCGTGCAGTACGAGGTCGCTGCCACCAATTCCCGGCCGGTGCGGATGTCCGAGCGCATGTGGGAGGCGGTCGAGCTCATCACGCGGGCGTGGTCCACCCACGACGGACCGTTCAACTGGGAGGGCGAGTTCTTCCACCACCGCCAGGTGAACATCTGGCCGAGGCCCCACCAACAGCCCGCCCCGCCCGTGTGGGTCACCGCGGTGAACCCGGCCAGCGTGCCGAGGATCGCCGACCACGGCTACCGGGTCGGCACCTTCCTGTCGGGACTCGACGGGACCAGGGCGGTGTTCCAGGCCTACCGCGACCACTGCGCCGCGACGGGCAAGCCCGTGCCCGGCGACGAGATGTTCGGTTACGCGGCGCTGGTCTACACCGGACGGACCGACGAGGAGGGCTTCGAAGGGGCCCGGAAACTGCTCTGGTACCTGCACAGCAACAAGGTGGCCAAGCAGTTCGCCTACCCGCCGGGATACCTGCCCTACCACGTCCGGGCCGTGGGCCTGCGCGGGCCGCTGACGTCGACGCCCGGTTCCCCGGCGTCCTCGCCGATCCCCGACGTGACCGCGATGTCGCTCGCCGAGCTCATCGAACGCGGAATCGTGTTCGCCGGCAGCGCCGCCACCGTCGCCGGGCAGATCGAGCGCTTCTACGAGCACGTGGGCGGGTTCGGGCACCTGCTGCTCATGGGCCAGGCCGGTCACCTCGGGCACGAGGACACGGTCCGGGGGATCGCCAACTTCGCCGAGGGTGTCGCGCCCTTGGTCGACCGCGTGACGGGCGGACTCGCCGTTCAGTCGAATGTAGGGTAA
- a CDS encoding MFS transporter: MSQPSPLDSEDRVSPGTGTPRRAPVARRSIVAAGSGNALEFYDFAIFASLTPVISKLFFPSGEPLAAILSTLALFAVGFVMRPVGAVVFGRLADRRGRKVSLAIAVLIMGVTTVLIGVMPTYPQAGIVAPVLLCVARLLQGLSVGGEFGTSASFLVEHAPPHRRGLYGSFAFFSSTLGSVLGAVVVLIMTVSLSPGELDSWGWRIPFLLGFPLLVIGLYLRYRIAESPEFEEIKAGNAQERSPLRTLFTQHWRAFLIVIGICVGFNIASSTVQVFALTYIRSVVGLSAVQALTTVIIATTVGIFLVVAFGRLSDTYGRKPVLVFACVLAVVLPYPSLLIIGLTGFGPALVGQLVLWVPVAAFGGAIPALFAELFPTKVRASGFGIAYGFGSAIFAGTAPFVATLLIELSGNKTSPAWYMVAAGVVTLVVVIASVDRRARGRS; the protein is encoded by the coding sequence ATGTCCCAACCATCCCCACTGGATTCGGAAGACCGGGTTTCCCCGGGAACGGGAACGCCGCGGCGCGCTCCTGTCGCGCGCCGGTCGATCGTCGCCGCCGGCTCGGGAAACGCTCTCGAGTTCTACGATTTCGCGATTTTCGCGTCACTGACACCGGTCATCTCGAAGCTGTTCTTCCCCTCGGGTGAGCCGCTCGCCGCGATCCTGTCCACGTTGGCGTTGTTCGCGGTCGGCTTCGTCATGCGGCCGGTGGGCGCCGTCGTGTTCGGGCGGCTCGCGGACCGGCGCGGGCGCAAGGTGTCCCTGGCGATCGCGGTGCTGATCATGGGCGTGACCACCGTGCTCATCGGCGTCATGCCGACGTATCCGCAGGCGGGGATCGTCGCACCGGTGCTCCTGTGCGTCGCGCGGCTGCTCCAGGGGTTGTCGGTGGGCGGGGAGTTCGGGACGTCGGCCAGCTTCCTCGTCGAGCACGCGCCCCCGCACCGGCGTGGGCTGTACGGGTCCTTCGCCTTCTTCTCCTCGACGCTCGGCAGCGTGCTCGGCGCCGTCGTGGTCCTGATCATGACGGTGTCGCTGTCCCCGGGCGAGCTCGACAGCTGGGGCTGGCGGATCCCGTTCCTGCTGGGGTTCCCGCTGCTGGTCATCGGCCTCTACCTGCGCTACCGCATCGCGGAGTCGCCGGAGTTCGAGGAGATCAAGGCGGGCAACGCCCAGGAACGCAGCCCACTGCGCACGTTGTTCACCCAGCACTGGCGGGCGTTCCTGATCGTGATCGGGATCTGCGTCGGCTTCAACATCGCCTCGTCCACGGTCCAGGTGTTCGCGCTCACCTACATCCGCAGCGTCGTGGGACTGTCCGCGGTGCAGGCGCTGACCACGGTCATCATCGCCACCACCGTCGGGATCTTCCTGGTGGTCGCGTTCGGGCGCCTCTCGGACACCTACGGCAGGAAGCCGGTCCTGGTCTTCGCGTGCGTACTGGCGGTGGTCCTGCCCTACCCGAGTCTGCTCATCATCGGCCTGACGGGGTTCGGCCCGGCGCTGGTGGGACAGCTCGTCCTGTGGGTCCCGGTCGCCGCGTTCGGCGGCGCCATCCCGGCGCTGTTCGCGGAGCTGTTCCCGACGAAGGTCAGGGCGTCCGGGTTCGGGATCGCCTACGGCTTCGGTTCGGCGATCTTCGCCGGTACCGCGCCGTTCGTGGCGACCCTGCTGATCGAGCTTTCGGGGAACAAGACGTCGCCGGCCTGGTACATGGTCGCGGCGGGCGTCGTCACCTTGGTCGTCGTGATCGCGTCGGTGGATCGCCGGGCGCGCGGGAGGAGTTGA
- a CDS encoding SDR family NAD(P)-dependent oxidoreductase gives MGSAAGRLTGKSALVTGAGSGIGAATAEVFAREGAKVLVVDVDKSKASVTVDRIREEGGVAEPFAADVSDEDQVAGAVEFAVERFGGVDVLQNYASERSLVAEDVFVAEADLSVWLGQLRVDLLGCVLTAKHVLPHMVRAGGGSITNASSLAAWLSLEGRPAYATAKAGVIGLSKSLAVEYGKQGIRCNVLAPGHIVSPATEKMFSAAQTEVLLDHVATPRLGRPDDVAMAALFLASPESSFINGQVLVVDGGMSAYAPMVPSFRRLAAQ, from the coding sequence ATGGGGTCTGCCGCGGGGCGGCTGACGGGCAAGTCAGCGCTGGTGACGGGTGCGGGTTCGGGTATCGGAGCGGCGACGGCGGAGGTGTTCGCCCGGGAAGGCGCGAAGGTCCTCGTCGTGGACGTGGACAAGTCCAAGGCGTCGGTGACGGTGGACCGGATCCGGGAGGAGGGTGGTGTCGCCGAGCCGTTCGCCGCGGACGTCTCGGACGAGGACCAGGTCGCCGGTGCCGTCGAGTTCGCGGTGGAGCGCTTCGGCGGGGTGGACGTGCTCCAGAACTACGCCTCCGAACGGAGTCTGGTGGCCGAGGACGTCTTCGTCGCCGAGGCCGACCTGTCGGTGTGGCTGGGGCAGCTGCGCGTGGACCTGCTGGGCTGCGTCCTGACCGCCAAACACGTCCTGCCGCACATGGTCCGCGCGGGAGGGGGCAGCATCACCAACGCTTCTTCCCTGGCCGCCTGGCTTTCCCTCGAAGGCCGCCCGGCCTACGCGACCGCGAAGGCCGGCGTGATCGGGCTGTCGAAGTCGCTGGCCGTCGAGTACGGCAAGCAGGGAATCCGGTGCAACGTCCTGGCGCCTGGCCACATCGTCTCGCCCGCGACCGAGAAGATGTTCTCCGCGGCGCAGACCGAGGTGCTGCTGGATCACGTCGCGACGCCGCGACTGGGCAGGCCGGACGACGTCGCGATGGCCGCCCTGTTCCTGGCCTCACCGGAGTCGTCGTTCATCAACGGGCAGGTGCTCGTCGTGGACGGCGGCATGTCCGCCTACGCGCCCATGGTCCCGTCGTTCCGGCGCCTGGCCGCACAGTGA
- a CDS encoding NAD-dependent epimerase/dehydratase family protein — MRVLVTGGLGVNGAWVVRELLGRGHEVAVFESRDDTSLIEDVADRVELVVGDIRDAEGFTGAALRLRPDCVIHLAAFVDCERDPHTAIAVNVGGTATVCAAAVAAGARRVVYTSSKAVYAPATGKRGFPTYESVREDDELRPTGMYGITKAAAENVVAWYGRNSDVECVSLRFATIFGPGRLQRHAGPINTYSSMVELPASGRGFTIEQGGDERDGLVYVLDVADAIACVALAPGPLRHQAYNVAGGPAVSMHDFADAIRRVIPGAALDVGPGLNPMQMPDSYYMALDGTRMEEEFGWQPRYDPDRAIRHYYELVRTRLA, encoded by the coding sequence ATGCGTGTCCTGGTGACGGGCGGGCTGGGCGTCAACGGCGCCTGGGTGGTCCGGGAGCTGCTGGGCCGCGGCCACGAGGTGGCCGTGTTCGAAAGCCGGGACGACACGTCGCTGATCGAGGACGTGGCGGACCGGGTCGAGCTCGTCGTCGGCGACATCCGCGACGCGGAGGGCTTCACCGGCGCCGCCCTGCGGCTGCGGCCCGACTGCGTCATCCATCTCGCGGCTTTCGTCGACTGCGAACGGGATCCGCACACCGCGATCGCGGTGAACGTCGGCGGCACTGCCACGGTGTGCGCCGCCGCGGTGGCGGCGGGTGCGCGCCGCGTCGTCTACACCAGCTCGAAGGCGGTGTACGCGCCCGCGACGGGCAAGCGCGGGTTTCCCACCTACGAGTCCGTGCGCGAAGACGATGAGCTGCGGCCGACCGGCATGTACGGGATCACGAAGGCGGCCGCGGAGAACGTGGTGGCGTGGTACGGGCGCAACTCCGACGTGGAGTGCGTCAGCCTGCGGTTCGCCACGATCTTCGGTCCGGGCAGGCTGCAACGGCACGCCGGCCCGATCAACACCTACAGCTCGATGGTCGAGCTGCCGGCCTCGGGCCGCGGGTTCACGATCGAGCAGGGCGGGGACGAGCGGGACGGCCTCGTCTACGTCCTCGACGTCGCCGACGCCATCGCGTGTGTCGCGCTGGCGCCCGGGCCGCTGCGCCACCAGGCCTACAACGTGGCCGGTGGGCCTGCGGTGTCGATGCACGACTTCGCGGACGCGATCCGCCGCGTCATCCCCGGCGCGGCGCTCGACGTGGGGCCCGGGCTGAATCCCATGCAGATGCCGGACAGCTACTACATGGCGCTGGACGGAACCCGGATGGAAGAGGAGTTTGGATGGCAACCCCGCTACGACCCGGACCGTGCGATCCGGCACTACTACGAGCTCGTTCGAACCCGGCTCGCGTGA
- a CDS encoding NADPH:quinone reductase, which yields MRAAVYRRPGRAAEVLEVVEIEVPEPGPGQVRVRIATSGVNPTDWKTRAGFAGRTPDWFQVPHHDGAGVVDAVGDGVTGLQVGERVWLYLAAFHNRYGTAAEFAVVPAERAVPLPDGASDDLGACLGVPALTAAHCLGGNPAALAGRTVLVAGGAGAVGHFAIELAKHAGARVVATASSDEKRALAEKAGADFVVRYTDADAARRIRDFAGPVDRIVEVALGANLKLDMAVLGAPGAIAVYAAEGELSLPVGEFMKANTTLEFVLLYGVSPERLAAAIRWTSDALAHGALSALPVLPHGLDEVVRAHEVAEQAPTGKVVLRVGEH from the coding sequence ATGAGAGCAGCGGTCTACCGCCGTCCTGGTCGCGCCGCCGAGGTGCTCGAAGTCGTCGAGATCGAGGTGCCCGAGCCCGGTCCCGGCCAGGTCCGGGTCCGGATCGCCACCTCGGGTGTCAACCCCACCGACTGGAAGACCAGGGCGGGATTCGCGGGGCGGACCCCCGACTGGTTCCAGGTGCCGCACCACGACGGCGCCGGTGTCGTGGACGCGGTGGGCGACGGCGTCACCGGCCTCCAAGTGGGGGAGCGGGTGTGGCTGTACCTGGCGGCGTTCCACAACCGCTACGGGACGGCGGCCGAGTTCGCGGTCGTCCCCGCGGAGCGGGCGGTGCCGTTGCCCGACGGCGCATCCGACGACCTCGGGGCGTGCCTCGGGGTTCCGGCGCTGACCGCCGCGCACTGCCTGGGCGGGAATCCCGCGGCGCTGGCGGGGCGCACGGTCCTCGTCGCCGGGGGAGCGGGCGCGGTGGGGCATTTCGCCATCGAGCTGGCCAAGCACGCCGGCGCGCGGGTGGTGGCCACGGCGAGCTCCGACGAGAAGCGCGCACTGGCGGAAAAGGCCGGAGCCGACTTCGTCGTCCGCTACACCGACGCGGACGCGGCCAGGCGCATCCGTGACTTCGCCGGGCCCGTCGACCGCATCGTCGAGGTCGCGCTCGGGGCGAACCTGAAGCTGGACATGGCCGTGCTCGGCGCCCCCGGCGCCATCGCCGTCTACGCCGCGGAGGGGGAGCTGTCCCTGCCCGTGGGCGAGTTCATGAAGGCGAACACGACGCTGGAGTTCGTGTTGCTCTACGGGGTGTCCCCGGAGCGGCTGGCCGCCGCGATCCGGTGGACTTCCGACGCGCTCGCGCACGGCGCGCTGTCCGCTCTGCCGGTGCTGCCGCACGGCCTGGACGAGGTGGTGCGGGCGCACGAGGTGGCCGAGCAGGCGCCGACGGGGAAAGTCGTCCTGCGCGTGGGCGAGCACTGA
- a CDS encoding long-chain-fatty-acid--CoA ligase has product MNTGITQLTPLSFLRRSANVHAGKVAVVHGDEAWTYREFAARVEQRARMLRAAGVRPGDRVAYLMPNVPEMLAAHFAVPLAGAVLVAINTRLAPEEVRYILDHSGATVLVVDAEYAATIAPIAGSLDTVRTIAVAADPLGPGATVEVPGAVAFADLLAGAAGDGGELVWAVDDERAAISINYTSGTTGRPKGVVYTHRGAYLNSFGEIFHSGHDADSVYLWTLPMFHCNGWCTTWALVAAGGTQICLREVRGDRVWELIDRHRVTHLNGAPTVVTTIMRAESAHQLDHRLVVTTAGAPPSPTTILQMERMGFRIVHVYGLTETYGPYAVNEYQRAWDDLASEDRAKLRARQGVGMLQADEIRVVDERLRDVPRDGRTMGEIVMRGNNVMQGYFNDPEGTERAFAGGWFHSGDLGVMHPDGYVELRDRAKDVIISGGENISTIEVEHAIAAHPDVLEVAVIGVPDQRWGERPKAFVVPRPGRNPSESELIAHVRSLIARYKAPREVEIVAGLPKTSTGKVQKYELREQEWSGEALRVRG; this is encoded by the coding sequence ATGAACACCGGGATCACCCAGCTGACGCCGCTGTCGTTCCTGCGGCGGTCGGCGAACGTCCACGCCGGCAAGGTCGCCGTCGTGCACGGCGACGAGGCCTGGACCTACCGGGAGTTCGCTGCGCGCGTGGAGCAGCGGGCGCGGATGCTGCGCGCCGCCGGGGTGCGGCCGGGCGACCGCGTCGCCTACCTGATGCCCAACGTGCCGGAGATGCTGGCCGCCCACTTCGCCGTGCCGCTGGCCGGTGCGGTGCTGGTCGCGATCAACACCCGGCTGGCGCCCGAGGAGGTCCGCTACATCCTCGATCACTCCGGCGCGACCGTGCTCGTCGTCGACGCCGAGTACGCGGCCACGATCGCGCCGATCGCCGGGTCGCTGGACACGGTGCGGACGATCGCCGTGGCGGCCGACCCGCTCGGCCCCGGGGCGACCGTCGAGGTCCCCGGCGCGGTCGCGTTCGCCGACCTCCTCGCCGGCGCCGCCGGCGATGGAGGAGAGCTGGTGTGGGCGGTCGACGACGAGCGAGCGGCGATCTCCATCAACTACACCTCGGGCACCACGGGACGGCCCAAGGGCGTGGTCTACACCCACCGCGGCGCGTACCTGAACTCGTTCGGCGAGATCTTCCACTCCGGACACGACGCGGACAGCGTCTACCTGTGGACGCTGCCGATGTTCCACTGCAACGGCTGGTGCACGACGTGGGCGCTGGTCGCGGCGGGCGGGACCCAGATCTGCCTGCGCGAGGTGCGCGGGGACCGGGTGTGGGAGCTCATCGACCGCCACCGGGTCACCCACCTCAACGGGGCGCCCACGGTCGTCACCACGATCATGCGGGCCGAGTCGGCCCACCAGCTCGACCACCGGCTCGTCGTCACCACGGCGGGAGCGCCGCCGAGCCCCACCACGATCCTGCAGATGGAGCGGATGGGCTTCCGGATCGTGCACGTGTACGGCTTGACCGAAACCTACGGCCCGTACGCGGTGAACGAGTACCAGCGGGCGTGGGACGACCTGGCGTCGGAGGACCGGGCGAAACTGCGAGCCCGGCAGGGTGTCGGGATGCTGCAAGCGGACGAGATCCGCGTGGTGGACGAGCGCTTGCGCGACGTTCCCCGGGACGGGCGGACCATGGGTGAGATCGTCATGCGCGGCAACAACGTGATGCAGGGCTACTTCAACGATCCCGAGGGCACGGAACGGGCGTTCGCCGGTGGCTGGTTCCACTCCGGGGACCTCGGGGTGATGCATCCGGACGGCTACGTGGAGCTGCGGGACCGGGCCAAGGACGTGATCATCTCCGGCGGCGAGAACATCTCGACCATCGAGGTCGAGCACGCCATCGCCGCGCACCCAGACGTCCTCGAGGTCGCCGTGATCGGCGTCCCGGATCAGCGGTGGGGCGAGCGGCCCAAGGCGTTCGTGGTGCCGCGGCCGGGGAGGAACCCTTCGGAGAGCGAGCTGATCGCGCACGTGCGGTCGCTCATCGCCCGCTACAAGGCGCCGCGCGAGGTCGAGATCGTCGCCGGACTGCCCAAGACCTCCACCGGGAAGGTGCAGAAGTACGAACTGCGCGAACAGGAATGGTCGGGGGAGGCCCTGCGCGTCCGCGGCTGA
- a CDS encoding MBL fold metallo-hydrolase — MKVGNLDIVPILDGTARLPIGNTVTHRRDARWDCAHQPLDEHGRIHMDIGAFLVRLGDRTILVDAGAGDDFVHEGFVTGWLPANLRRAGVALDDVTDVIFTHLHPDHVGWATVRGEVTFPRATFRVHEADWAYFMTAPTADPVLQETLAPIEGRLEMFDEETELVPGLLARPAPGHTPGSTVFVVSDAGERALLLGDVVHTVGELTDPEWEGMFDVDRAAANAIRERIADELAASGDPFAPAHFPELSFGRLITADGLRRFSWA; from the coding sequence ATGAAGGTAGGAAACCTCGACATCGTCCCGATCCTCGACGGCACCGCCCGGTTGCCCATCGGGAACACCGTGACCCACCGGCGGGACGCGCGGTGGGACTGTGCGCACCAGCCGCTGGACGAGCACGGCCGGATCCACATGGACATCGGGGCGTTCCTCGTGCGGCTGGGGGACCGGACGATCCTGGTCGACGCCGGAGCGGGTGACGACTTCGTGCACGAAGGGTTCGTGACGGGCTGGCTGCCGGCGAACCTGCGCCGCGCCGGGGTCGCGCTCGACGACGTCACCGACGTGATCTTCACGCACCTGCACCCGGATCACGTCGGCTGGGCCACGGTCCGCGGTGAAGTGACGTTCCCGCGCGCGACGTTCCGGGTGCACGAGGCGGACTGGGCGTACTTCATGACCGCACCCACGGCCGATCCCGTGCTGCAGGAAACCCTGGCCCCGATCGAGGGGCGGCTGGAGATGTTCGACGAGGAGACCGAGCTGGTGCCCGGTCTGCTCGCGCGGCCGGCGCCGGGGCACACCCCGGGCTCGACCGTCTTCGTCGTGAGCGACGCCGGCGAGCGCGCGCTCCTGCTCGGCGACGTGGTGCACACGGTCGGGGAGCTCACCGACCCGGAATGGGAAGGGATGTTCGACGTGGACCGGGCCGCGGCCAACGCCATCCGCGAACGGATCGCCGACGAGCTGGCCGCTTCGGGCGACCCGTTCGCGCCCGCGCACTTCCCGGAGCTGTCCTTCGGCCGCCTGATCACGGCCGACGGACTGCGCCGGTTCTCCTGGGCGTAG
- a CDS encoding SDR family oxidoreductase, whose translation MDLQLKGARAVVTGGSRGLGLAIARGLLAEGARVALVARDAQRLGAAADGLRSGAAGAEVLAVPADTTDDSSVRAMAEQVVTAWDGVDVLVNAAAQPSFASAPPPLADLSDGEVLTDFDTKVLGYLRCARALAPHMARQGWGRIVNISGLNTRRTGSVSGTIRNVAVAALTANLADELGPHGVGVTVVHPGLVETERTPRLVADRAAAGGLTEEQVRAQLAATTSLRRLVTAEEVADVVVFLCSPRAAAVTGDAVSVAGGNRGAVHY comes from the coding sequence ATGGATCTGCAGTTGAAGGGCGCCCGGGCGGTCGTCACGGGAGGATCCCGCGGGCTCGGGCTGGCCATCGCGCGCGGGCTCCTCGCCGAAGGTGCCCGGGTGGCGCTCGTCGCCAGGGACGCGCAGCGGCTCGGCGCCGCCGCGGACGGCCTCCGCTCCGGCGCGGCGGGAGCCGAGGTCCTCGCCGTCCCGGCGGACACCACCGACGACTCCTCGGTCCGGGCCATGGCCGAGCAGGTCGTGACCGCGTGGGACGGTGTCGACGTGCTGGTGAACGCCGCCGCCCAGCCGTCCTTCGCCTCCGCTCCCCCGCCGCTGGCCGATCTCAGCGACGGCGAGGTGCTGACGGACTTCGACACCAAGGTCCTCGGGTACCTCCGGTGCGCCCGCGCCCTCGCGCCGCACATGGCCCGGCAGGGGTGGGGACGGATCGTGAACATCTCCGGTCTGAACACCCGCCGCACCGGGTCCGTCTCCGGGACGATCCGCAACGTGGCGGTCGCCGCCCTCACCGCGAACCTCGCCGACGAGCTCGGCCCGCACGGTGTCGGGGTCACGGTCGTGCACCCGGGCCTGGTGGAGACCGAACGCACCCCACGGCTCGTGGCCGACCGGGCGGCGGCCGGCGGGCTCACCGAGGAACAGGTCCGCGCCCAGCTGGCCGCGACGACGAGCCTCCGACGTCTCGTCACCGCGGAGGAGGTCGCGGACGTGGTCGTGTTCCTGTGCTCGCCCAGGGCCGCCGCCGTGACGGGAGACGCGGTGTCCGTGGCGGGCGGCAACCGCGGCGCGGTGCACTACTAG
- a CDS encoding enoyl-CoA hydratase/isomerase family protein: MSGSTRLDIVDRVARLTISRPEKRNAMSGDMWQALLRHVKTIGETPGIVAVVLRGSGGSFSAGGDLAELSSSDPDHVAAYRQLAETAVLALTELAAPKIAEIDGPCFGAGCSLALACDVRICSPAAHFRIPALGHGLTYEPVFVRRLVQAVGAGPAGLLLYGGERWNADQAAAYGLVDKCAPDPAAAVGQILTWLRGANVEDIVSTAMSIRTATRSR, encoded by the coding sequence ATGAGCGGTTCGACGCGTCTGGACATCGTGGACCGGGTCGCCCGGCTCACGATCAGCAGGCCCGAGAAGCGGAACGCGATGTCCGGCGACATGTGGCAGGCACTGCTCCGGCATGTCAAGACGATCGGAGAGACACCCGGAATCGTCGCCGTCGTGCTGCGGGGCTCCGGAGGGAGTTTCTCCGCGGGCGGGGACCTTGCCGAGTTGAGCTCGTCCGATCCGGACCACGTCGCTGCCTACCGGCAGCTGGCCGAGACCGCTGTCCTGGCGCTGACGGAGCTCGCAGCACCGAAGATCGCGGAGATCGACGGACCGTGTTTCGGCGCGGGCTGCAGCCTCGCGCTCGCCTGCGACGTCCGGATCTGTTCGCCCGCGGCGCACTTCCGGATACCCGCGCTCGGTCACGGCCTGACCTACGAGCCGGTTTTCGTGCGCCGCCTCGTGCAGGCGGTGGGCGCCGGCCCGGCGGGACTGCTGCTCTACGGCGGGGAACGCTGGAACGCCGACCAGGCCGCCGCCTACGGCCTGGTCGACAAGTGCGCGCCGGACCCGGCGGCCGCGGTCGGGCAGATCCTGACCTGGCTGCGCGGCGCGAATGTCGAAGACATCGTCTCGACGGCGATGTCCATCAGGACCGCCACGCGGTCCCGGTAG